A region of the Sodalis ligni genome:
AGGAATCAAAGCTGCTCAGCGAGTTATGGAAAACCAATTTTCCCAAGATTCATCTGACCATCGTCGGCAAAAAGGCGCCGGACCTGATTACCCAGATAGAAGCGGAACGCGCGGCGAAACAATACCGTGCCGACGTGACCGCCATGAGCCAGCCTTATGTCGCTGTTTTATGGAAACAAAAGGGGTATTACCTGCCCTATAAAGTCTCCACCTTCGATAAGCTGAGTCCGGATTATGCTGATACCGACGGCGCCTATTATTCCATCGGCGTGTTTTTGCTGCCCGCCGCCTATAACAGCCGCGCTGTGCCGGATAAAGCCAATCTGCCCCATTCGCTGGCGGATTTTCTCGATCCAAAATGGAAAGGAAAAATCGTCCTGGCGGATCCTTCTACCGCAGGCAATAGCCTGACCTTCTTTTTAGCCCTGCTGCAAACCGGCAAAATCGACTGGTCTTATATGGAAAAGCTGGCCAAACAGGACGTGCTTTTCGTGCGCGGCAACCCCGAAGCGGCGCGGATACTGGCTTCCGGCGAGCGCAGCGTGTCCCCAATGGTATCTTCCTTTAATGTCATGACCTCTAAAGAGCAGGGTCAGGCCATCGATCTTTACAACCTGGACGAAGGGACGCTGGTGACACAGCAGCCAAGCGGCATCATGTCTAATCCGCCCCATCCGACGGCGGCCAAGCTGCTGATGGAAGTTCTCACCAGCGCCCAGGGCCAGGAACTGCGTGCCGAAGCCGGTAAATTCTGGCCTACCAATGCCGATGCCGGCTCGGTGGACGGCCTGCCCAAGCTGGCGGACTTCAAGCCTTATAACGTTGATCTTTCCAAACTGTCCGATGAGAAGACCACGCAGGATTTCCTGGCCCGCTTTAATAAAATTTTCGGTCGCGAGTAATATGATGGCTATTGATAATTCCGTTCCACGTCCGGCCCGTCTGGAGCTTATCGGCCTGAGAAAACAGCTGGGGGATACCCCTGTGGTTGACGGGGTCGACCTGAGGGTAAACGAGGGGGAGAGCCTGGTATTGCTGGGGCCGAGCGGCTGCGGCAAGACAACCACCCTGCGGATGGTGGCCGGTTTTATCGAGCCCGACGGCGGGGAGATCCATCTTTCCGGCCTGCTTGCTTCCGGGCGCGGCGCCTTTGTGCCGGTGGAGCGCCGCCAACTGGGCATGGTGTTCCAGAACTATGCCGTCTGGCCGCACAAAACCGTTTATGACAACGTGGCGTTCAGCCTCTCCATCGCCGGCGACAACCGGGCCGCCATCCGGCGCAAAGTTGACGACGTGCTGAAACTCGTTCATCTGGACGGCCTGGCCCAGCGTTATCCCGGCGATCTGAGCGGCGGCCAGCAGCAGCGGGTGGCGCTGGCACGGGCCATTATCGCTGAGCCGAGCCTGCTGTTATTCGATGAGCCGCTGTCCAACCTGGATGCCGGTTTACGGGAAGAGATGCGTTTTGAGCTTAAGCGTCTGCATAGCCAAAACGGCATCACCATGTTTTATGTCACCCACGATCAGGAAGAAGCCTTGGTGATAGCGGATCGGATTGCGGTCATGAACAAGGGACGTATCGAACAGTGCGACGTGCCGGAAGCCATTTATCGACGGCCCCGCTCGCGCTTTGTCGCCTCCTTTGTCGGCACCACCAATCTTATTGAGGGCACTGTGGCGGGACTGGATGCCAATACCCGCCGCCTGCTGGTTCAGTCCGCCCTCGGGGAGCCTTTCTGGGCCGCCGCGTCGGATCAGGTCATTGCCACCTGCCGCACCGGCGACGGGGTGGCGGTATCGGTACGGCCGGAGAATGTCTCTTTCGATGCGGACGCCGCGGGCGGTATGCGCGGCCGGATTATCGATTCCTCGTTTCTGGGCAGCCGCTACGACCTGGTGATTGACGTGGCGGGCCATCCGTTGCGGGTGCAAACGCCGCGGCAATGGTCCGGCTCGGTTGCCAACGGCGTGACCGTTTCCTTCCATCCCGATGAGGCCTGGGTAATACCATGATGAAATCGAGCACCGCGCCGGCGCCGAAACAGATGCGCCCCTATGCCGGATCCGCGACCCTGGCGCAAAAAGTCACCGGCCGGTGGCGCCGGGTGGCGGCGGAGCCGGGAAAAATCATCATTCTCACCGCCGCGCTGCTGGTGCTGGGCGCGCTGATACTTTATCCCATGGCGAGGCTGGTGCTGCTGGGCCTTGCCGGCGATAGCGGCGCGGGCGCCCTGCGGCCGTTGATAAACGCGTTTTCCGACCCGGGCATGGTGAAGGCGGTGGGGAATTCAGCCTTGCTGGCGGTAAGCGTTACCGGCGGATCGCTGGCCCTGGGGCTGCCCATGGCCTGGCTGGTGTCGCGCACCGATATGCCGGGCAAAGCCTTGATCCGCATCAGCGCCGCCATTGCTTTTGTGGTGCCCTCGTTTATCACCGTTATCGCCTGGATTTTCCTGGCGGCGCCGAATTCCGGCTACCTGAACAAGCTGCTTAACGGGCTGTTGGGCACCACCACGCCGTTTTTCAATGTCATCAGCTTTAGCGGACTGGTGTTTATCGAGATAGCCCATTTGTATCCCCTGGTGTTTTTCACCGTCTGCGCCGCGCTGGTGAACATCGATCCCGGCTATGAACAGGCCGCCCGCGTGCTGGGGGCCGGACGGGTGCGTACCGCCCTGCATGTGACCCTGCCGCTGGTGAGGCCGGCGGTATTATCCAGCGCCATCCTGGTGATACTGGACGCCCTGTCATCCTTCGGCGCGCCGGCGGCTATCGGCACCATGGCGAATTTCTCGGTTATCACCACCAAAATCTACAAGCTGCTGACGTTCCCGCCCCATTTCGAACAGGCGGCGGCGCTGGCGTTTCCCATTGTGGTCTTCACCCTGGCGAGCCTGCTGCTGCAACGCCTGCTGATTCGGGATATCCGCTACCGCACCCTCTCCGGCAAGGCCGGGGCAAAGGCCCTGCCGGTGCGCCTCGGCCGGGGACGCTGGGCGGCGGCGGCCTTTTGCGGCACGGTATTTTTTGTTACCGCGTTTTTACCGCTGGCGGCCCTGGTGCTGCTGTCATTATTAACGGCGTTTGGCGACGATGTGACCTTTGCCAACCTGACGCTGGATCATTTCGCGATGATCGTGGATTCCACCTTCGGCGTGTTCGATACCGTTAAACACAGCCTGTTCCTGTCCGCCGGGGCGGCGTTTATCTGCGTTATCCTCGGCGTGCTGTTCGCCTGGTTTGTGGAGCGGACGACCATTATCGGCCGGGGTCTGGTGAGCGCGACGATTTTCATCGCGTACGGCTTTCCAGCCATTACCTTCGCGGTGGCCATCATGCTCGGCTATCTCAACTGGTTCTACGGCACCTTCACCATCCTGTTGATTGCCTATGTCGCCAAGCAATTGCCCATTTCCTTCGTGCTGTCCCGGTCGGTGCTTAAGCAGATTGCCCCGGAACTGGAGGAGGCCGCCCGGGTGGCCGGCGCCGGCTGGCTGCGCACGCTTACCGCCGTGACCCTGCCGCTGCTGAAGCCGAGCATGTGGGCCGGGGCGCTGCTGGTGTTTGCATTTGGCCTGCGGGAATTGACCATGTCGGCCATTTTGGCGCAGCCGGCCACCCAGGTGATGTCCACCAAAGTGATTGAATATCTGGAAACCGGCGAGGTGGAGCAGGCGGCGGCGATGGCGCTGATTATCGTGGTGCTGAGCCTCGCCTCCCTGGTTCTGTATCGCCTGGTGTCCGGCGGAAATTTGATCGATATGAAAAAAGTAACCTCGTGGAGCAAAAAGCATGGGCACGATTGACAACGGGCAGGGCAAGACCCTGGCGGAAAAAATCTGGGATCGCCACCGTATAGTGGATATCGACGGCGAGCAATTGCTCTATTTGGACAATCTGCTGGTGCATGAAGGGTCCAGTCACGCCTTTGAAGCGCTTAACGCCCTCGGCAAGCACGTTTACCGGCCGGATCAGATTATTGCCTGTTCAGATCACTATCTGCCTACCGCCGGTCGGGAGCGGGGAGTGGAGGGTATCGCCGATCCGGCCATCCGCAACATGATTCTCAGGCTCGGCGAGAATGTCCGCCGCCACGGCATCCGTTATTTCGGACCCGAGGATCCCAACCAGGGCATTTTGCATGTGGTGGCGCCGGAGCAGGGTATAACCCAGCCCGGCCTGCTTATCGGCGGGGCGGATTCACACACCACCACTCACGGCGCCTTCGGTTGCCTGGCCTTCGGTATCGGCGCCTCGGACGCCCGCCACGTGCTGGCGACCCAGACCCTCTGGCTGCGCCGTCCGAAAACCATGCGGGTTCGGCTGGTGGGGGAAGCGGCCCCTTATGTATCCGCCAAGGATATCAATCTGGCGCTTATCGCGCTCCTTGGCGCCGGGGGCGCCCTCGGACATATTATCGAGTATGCCGGACCGGCGGGGCGCCGCACGACGCGGCACAAGAGGGCGGGAGGGGCGGGAGGACGGGCGGGTATCGTCGCGCCGGATGAACCCACGTATGCCTATCGGAGGGGCCGGCCCTTTGCCCCCGCCGCAGAGGAGTGGCGGCAGGCCGTGGCCTACTGGCGGACCTTGCCTTCCGACGATAACGCGGTATTCGATAGGGAGGTCACCCTTGATTTACATGAGGTCTCCCCTACCGTCACCTGGGGCACCAGCCCCGAGCATGCGCTGGGCATCGGCGGCCATCTGCCCGACCCGGCCGCTATTGAAGACGACGACCAGCGTCAGGAGGTTGCGGCGGCTTTGGATTACATGGGCTTGACCGCCGGCGCCCCGCTGACCTCGATAAAAATCGACCGGGTCTTTATCGGTTCCTGCACCAACGGGCGTATCGAGGATCTGCGGGCGGCGGCCGGTATCGCTTTTCGGGGCCGGGTTAAAGTGCCGTCCTGGGTTGTGCCTGGTTCGACGTCGGTGAAGCGGCAGGCTGAGCGGGAAGGGCTGGACAAGATTTTTATCAATGCGGGATTCGAATGGCGCGACGCCGGCTGTTCCCTTTGTACCGCCATCAACGGCGACGTATTGGCGGAGGGGGAACGCTGCGCCTCTACCAGCAACCGTAACTTTCGCGGCCGGCAGGGGGTTAACGGACGTACCCACCTGGTGAGTCCGGTTATGGCGGCCGCCGCGGCCCTCACCGGCTATTTGACCGATGTTCGCTCCTTTGAGGAGACAACCTTATGACCTCATTACTGGCTATCGACAGCATCGGCATTCCCTTTGATGAACCCAATGTGGATACCAATCAGATCTGTCCCACCCGCTTTAACAAGGTACCGCGCGGTCCGGCCTTTGCCCGCATCGCTTTTCACGATCGGCGTTTTGACGGGCAGGATAACGAGAAGGATTTTATCCTTAACCGGCCGCCTTATCGGGACGGCGGCATTATCGTGGCGGATCGCAATTTCGGCTGCGGTTCCTCCCGGGAAACGGCGGTGTATGCGCTGGTGGAATTCGGTATCCGCGCGGTTATTGCGTCCAGCTACGGGGATATCTTTGCCAATAACTGCTATAAAAACCGTTTGCTGCCGGTGGTACTGCCGAACGAAACCTGTATTGCGCTGCGCCATCAGCTGCATGACGATATTGGAGCGCGACTGCGTATCGATCTTGAACATCAGGTGGTTTGGGATCTGAACGGTGAGGGGTATGCCTTCGAGATCCATCCCCTGCGGAAAAAGAGTTTGATTGAGGGTATTGATGATATCGCTCTGACCCAGGGGTATGCCGAGACCATTGTGGCGTTCGAACAAGAGTATCGCGCCGCCTATCCATGGATTAAGTAGCTCTTAGCGCCCCATCAGCGCGGTCTCCCTTTAACTCGGCTCGCTTCACCCTGGGTGATAGCGGGCCTACCGTGCTGTGGGGCGCTCCGGCAGGCGGTAAAACCACGCCTGCTTCGGCCCCATCAGCGCGGTCTCCCTTTAACAGGCTCGCTTCACCCTGGGTGATAGCGGGCTTACCGCGCTGTGGGGCGCTCCGGCAGGCGGTAAAACCACGCCTGCTTCGACCCCATCAGCGCGGTCTCCCTTTAACTCGGCTCGCTTCACCCTGGGTGATAGCGGGCCTACCGTGCTGTGGGGCGCTCCGGCAGGCGGTAAAACCACGCCTGCTTCGGCCCCATCAGCGCGGTCTCCCTTTAACACGGCTCGCTTTGCCCTGGGTGATAGCGGGCTTACCGCGCTGTGGGGCGCTCCGGCAGGCGGTAAAACCACGCCTGCTTCGACCCCATCAGCGCGGTCTCCCTTTAACAGGCTCGCTTCACCCTGGGTGATAGCGGGCTTACCGCGCTGTGGGGCGCTCCGGCAGGCGGTAAAACCACGCCTGCTTCGGCCCCATCAGCGCGGTCTCCCTTTAACAGGCTCGCTTCACCCTGGGTGATAGCGGGCTTACCGCGCTGTGGGGCGCTCCGGCAGGCGGTAAAACCACGCCTGCTTCGGCCCCATCAGCGCGGTCTCCCTTTAACAGGCTCGCTTTACCCTGGGTGATAGCGGGCTTACCGTGCTGTGGGGCGCTTGACCCGGTATGTCTGTTAACGTTTCGCGGGATCTGGATTTGGCTCGTTCAGCAGCAGTTTCTCCCTGAGGAGAGGCTCTGCCCAGGTTATAAACGTCTGTAGCGGGCGGGAAAGGTGTTTGCGGTGTGGATAGAGTAGCTGGACCGGAAGAGGGCGGGGGCGGTAGGCGGGCATGACCTCAATCAGGTCTCCTGATTCCAGGTGGGTTTGTACGTCATATTGGGGTATCTGAATCATTCCCATACCGGCCAGGCAGCAGGCGATGTAGGCTTCGGCGTTATTGACCGTTATCCGGCCGCGCAGGACGGCGGACTGGTAGCTGCCGTTTTCCGGCCATTCCCAGCTCTCGACCCGGCCCGTGGTAGGGGAGGCATAGTTTACCGCCAGATGGCGGGGTAGATCTGAAGGCGTATCGGGTCTGCCATGCAGGGCGATATAGGCCGGCGCCGCCACATTGATGAATTTCAGGAACCCGAGTTTGCGGGCCACCAGACTTGAGTCGGTCAGTTTTCCCACACGCAAGGCACAGTCTATTCCCTCTTCCGCCAGACTGACATTGCGGTCAGATGCTCCCATTTCCAGCATCATGTGCGGATAGCGGGTAAAGAATTCAGGCAGTGAGGGCGCGATGATCAGCCTGCCAATGCGTCCCGGCACATCAAATCTGATTTTCCCCACAGGCTGGCTATCGTTTTGTCTGAACAGATTTTCCGTTTCTTCCACGTCCGGTATCACTCTCAGGCAGCGTTCATAAAAAGCCCGGCCATCGGAGGTGAGGGAGACGCTGCGGGTGGTGCGGTGAAGCAGGCGCGTTCCTACCCGGGATTCAAGCACCGCAACCGCAGCGGAAACGGTGGATCTGGGCATGTTCATTACGTCGGCCGCGCGGGTGAAACTGCCGCAGTCCACCACCCGTATAAAAATGCGAAAGAGGTCAATTCTGTCCATAAAAATTACATTGTTCGTGTTTTATGGACAGTATAATCAGAATTGCGGTCTTTATACAGAAAATGCAGGAGCTATTCTCAGGGGGCACCATCTTTGGCTGTTATACCCATAGAGAAGAGGACTGACGTCATGACAGAGCACAGTATCAAAGGCAAATCCGTCATTATTGCCGGCGGCGCGAAAAATCTGGGCGGGCTGATTGCGCGTGATTTTGCCGAGCACGGCGCGAAAGCCATCGCCATACATTACAACAGCGCGGGAAGTAAAGATGACGCCCAAGCCACCATTGCGGCGATCATGGCCGCCGGAGCGCAGGCTGTGGCCTTTCAGGCCGACCTGACCACGGCCGGCTCCGTGGAAAAGCTCTTCGCGGACGTGACGGCGGCCATCGGCAGGCCGGACATTGCCGTCAATACCGTGGGCAAGGTGCTGAAAAAGCCCCTGTTCGATATCTCGGAAGCGGAGTATGACGAGATGAGCGCGGTGAACGCCAAGTCGGCCTTTTTCTTTCTTAAAGAGGCCGGGAAGCACCTCAATGACAATGGGAAAATCTGTACCCTGGTGACTTCCCTGCTTGGAGCGTTTACGCCTTTTTATGCCGCTTACGCCGGCACCAAGGCGCCGGTGGAGCATTTTACCCGCGCGGCGGCGAAGGAGTTTGGCGAGCGGGGGATTTCCGTCACCGCCATCGGTCCGGGTCCTATGGATACGCCGTTCTTTTATCCGGCTGAAAGCGCCGAGGCGCGGGATTACCATAAGACGGCGGCAGCGCTCTCACCTTTCAGCAAAACCGGCCTGACGGATATCGCCGATATCGTTCCCTGGATACGTTTTCTGGTGACGGAGGGATGGTGGATGACCGGCCAGACCATTCTGGTGAATGGCGGCTATACCACCAAATAACCTCGGCTGGCGATTAACAAGTTATGTAGCACCGCTTCGCTGCGTTCGACTAATATTGCATCACCTCCCGGGACGGGGTGAGGATCAGAGTCAATGCCACTGTAAAAGTTCTGTGTGTTCCTGATGTTTTAACTCATCCCTGATGAGGTATGGATATGAAATACATCATTTTACTGCTGTTGATTGCTTGTGCGGTCTATGTGCATTATCGCGGTCGGGTGCGTTTTGGTTTTTGGCGCCAGTTGGCGGATCACTCTTCCTTTGTATCGCCGATGAATGTCTTTATGTATCTGTTTTCCGCCATTCCCCTTACGCCTTATCTCAAGCTGGAAACGCTGCCGGAGCTGGAAATCCTCAGGAACAACTGGCGGATGATCCGTGACGAGGGGCTGGCGCTGATGGCAATGCGCGAAATCAAGGTGTCCGATAAATATAACGACGCCGGATTTAATTCTTTTTTCAAAACCGGCTGGAAGCGGTTTTACCTGAAATGGTACGAGGACAGCCATCCTTCCGCCAAGGCGTTATGCCCCCGCACCACCGAGCTGCTGCGGACGTTGCCTTCGGTGAAAGCCGCCATGTTCGCTGAACTGCCCGACGGCAGCCGGCTGCCGCGCCATCGCGATCCCTATGCCGGCTCCCTGCGTTATCATCTCGGTCTGATGACGCCCCAGGACGACCGCTGCTTTATCGAGGTGGACGGTAAGCGTTACAGCTGGCGCGACGGGGAGGATGTGCTGTTTGACGAAACCTATATCCACTATGCGGAAAATTCCAGCGGTAAGCAGCGCCTGATCCTGTTTTGTGATATTGAACGGCCCATGCGCTACCGCTGGGCGCAGGCGGTGAATCACTGGCTGGGCCGTCATGTGTTAAGCGCCGGGGCGGCGCCTAACTGGGACAGCGACCGCACCGGCGGCGTCAACAAGGCGTTCAAGTATATCTATGCGGTGCGCAAGGTCGGCAAGTACCTGAAGAAGAAAAACCGCGCCGGCTATTACCTGATCAAATGGCTGCTGTTCGGCGGTATCGCAGTGCTGGTTTTCACAAATTTATAATGGTTACAGCGCTGCCGTGATTCTCATGCATCGGTAGCAATTACAGCGCTGCCGTGATTCTCACGCATCAATAGCGGTTACAGCGCTGCCGTGATTCTCACGCCTCGGTAGCAGTAACAGCGCTGCCCCGATCTTCACGCGCCGCTGCCGTTACAGCGCCACCGTGGACAGCCAGGCGGGGTACTCCAGCATGTCCGCCACGTTTTTCAGCATTGCCTCGCACTGCTCGCGGCTGTTGGGGCCTCCCAGGCACAGGCGCAGCGCGTCGGGGGGATTATTGTCGGTACAGAAGGCGGCGCTGGAGACCGCGCTGACCCCCTGATGGCGCAGTTTCACCGCCACATCCGACGGATTCCAGCCCTGGCGGTGCGGCAGCCGCAGCCAGAGATGGAAACCTTCGGCATCCGCCTGCAGGCTGTAATTGCGCAGCAGCCGGGCGGCCATCCGCTGGCGCAGGACCGCTTCTTCCCGCACCGCCAGCAGCATTTTTTCCGCCGTACCGTCGTTAATCCACTGGGTCGCCAGCGCATTGGTAAACGGGCTGGACATCACCGTCAGCGCCCGCATGGCGCCGGCCAGGTGCTGCCCCTGGCGCACCGTGGGGGCGTGCACCCAGGCAATGCGCAAACCGGCGCCGAAACATTTCGACAGGCCGGTAATATACCAGGTCAGTTCCGGCACCAGCTCCGCCATGGCGGGCAGGGAGGCGGAGGGCAGCATGCCATAGGCGTCGTCTTCGATAATCGGTATGCTGTAGCGCAGGGCCACATCCGCCAGCTTTTCCCGCCGGCGCAGCGGCAGCGTCAGGGTGGTGGGATTATTGATGGTGGGATTGAGATACAGGGCGCGGATTTGCCCGGTCTGGCAGGCGTTTTCAAACGAGCGCGGCATCGGGCCGTCCCCGTCGCACTCCAGGGCGTGCAGGGTGATATCCAATTGGGCGGCGATGGCTTTGAGCCCCGGATACACCAGGCTGCCGACGCAGATTTCTCCGCCCCGGCGCGCCAGCAGGGTCAGCAATCCCACTAGCACGCTGTGAATGCCGGGACATACCAGCAGCCGCTCGGGGGCCACCGCCGGTAAACGGCGCCCCAGCCAGCGGCATCCCGCCTCTTTGTCGTCATGGTTGCCGCCGAAATCGTGATAGCGCAGCAGGGGAAACAGATCTTTGTGGGCAAACAGATTCAGGGCGCCCTGGCGGATTTGCGCCACGAGATCCGGCGAATCCGGTTCCACCGGCAGATTCATGGTCATCTCATAGCTGCTGCCGTTGCGGGGCGGGATCGACGGCACTTTGCCGCGGATAAAGCTGCCGGTGCCCGGACGGGAATCAATGAGTCCGCGCTTGCGCGCTTCGGCGTAGCCGCGGGTCACCGTGGTGTAATTCAAAGAAAGTTTCACCGCCAGGTCCCGCAGGGGCGGCAGGCGATCCCGCGGCTGGAAATCACCGCTTTCAATGGCGTCATGGATCAAATCGGCAATCAGCAGATAAGCCGGACGCTCCGGTCGTTCATGCATATAGTGCGTCCAACGATCGAATCGTTTCATTGTTTCTCTCCTGGTGGCGGACTTCCACTCTAGCGGATTCATCCGTGCCCATGCAATCATTGATGTAATGATTGTGTTTAATGATTGCATCAGATTGTTTGCAGTGCGTTAGATTGGTGCAATCATAGGTTATACATGCGTTGTCATTGTGCAGCGGATTGGTTAATAGTTGCGCTTCTATTTGCCTGTAATCTGAAATGCGGGTCGGTGAAAATTTTTTGCTCAGAAGTTGAGCGATTGATTGGCCGATGATTGCATGGTCCCTTTCCGCCCCTGGCATAACCCTTGCTCCATGAATGATGACGCGTCCGTTAGCCGGCGCGATACATCATCCGCCGCGGCTGTCGGCGATGCCAGTAAACCTGCGAAGAGACTAAGACTATGCCAACGGTAACCCTGCCCGCACATCAATCCGGCGATTTCCTGGTGGATTACGAAGAAAAGGTGTTTGAAGACGTGAAGGCCGAACCGGGCCAGAAAGCGCTGGTGACCTTCCATACCGTCGCGTTCGAAGGCTCCATCGGCTTCGTGAATATGCTGCAGGCCACCCGGCTGCAGCGCAAAGGCTTTGAAACCTCGATTCTGTTATACGGACCGGGGGTGACCCTCGGGGTGCAGCGCGGCTTTCCCAAGCTGGGAGACGAAGCCTTCCCCGGCCATATGAACTTCAATAACCAGCTGCAAAAATTCATGGCTGAAGGCGGCAAGGTCTTTGCCTGCCGTTTCGCCCTGCAGGCGTTGTACGGCCACGGCGAGCCCTCGCTCATTGAGGGCATCCGCGCCATCAATCCGCTGGATGTGCTGGATCTGAAGCTGCTGCACATCCGCGACAACGCGGTGATTCTTGATACCTGGACCGTGTAAGGAGCCGACGTTATGGCACAGGACCGTATCATCCGTGCCGCCGCCGTGCAGATTGCGCCTGACCTCGGCCAGGCGCAAAAAACGCTGTCGCGCGTGCTGGATGCCATTGATGAAGCCGCGGGCAAGGGGGCCGAGATTGTGGTATTTCCCGAAACCCTGGTGCCCTGGTATCCCTATTTTTCCTTTATCGCGCCGCCCATGACCGCCGGCGCCGAGCACCTGCGGCTTTACCAGCAGGCGGTGGAGGTGCCCGGGCCCATTACCCGCGCGGTGGCCGACAGCGCCCGTCGCCACGGCATGGTGGTGGTGCTGGGGGTGAACGAACGGGACCATGGCAGTCTGTTCAACACCCAACTGGTATTCGACGCCGACGGCGAGCTGGTGCTGAAGCGGCGCAAGATCACCCCCACCTATCACGAACGCATGATCTGGGGGCAGGGGGACGCCTCGGGGCTGAAGGCGGTGGATACCGCCGTCGGCCGGGTAGCGGCCCTGGCCTGCTGGGAACACTACAACCCCCTGGCCCGCTATGCGCTGATGGCGCAGCACGAGGAGATCCATTGCAGCCAGTTTCCCGGCTCGCTGGTGGGCCAGATCTTCGCCGATCAGATGGAGGTCACCATTCGCCATCACGCCCTGGAGTCCGGCTGTTTTGTCATTAACGCCACCGGCTGGCTGCGGGAAGATCAGATTGAATCCATTACCGCGGATCCCGATTTGCAGCGCGGACTGCGCGGCGGCTGCCATACCGCCATTATTTCGCCGGAAGGGCGGCATTTGGCGCCTCCCATCACCGAGGGAGAAGGCATTCTTATCGCCGATCTGGATATGAAGCTTATCGCCAAGCGCAAACGCATGATGGATTCCGTGGGGCATTATGCCCGGCCGGAACTGTTAAGCCTGCTGATCAATGACCGGCCCGCGGAGTACTGCCGCCAGCAAGCGCCTTATGAGCAAACAGGCCAACGGCAAACTGCGGCGCCTCAGCAAGCGCTGCCACAGCAAATTACCGCGCCTTGGCAAGCCAGCGGGCAGTCCTTTACTTCCGACACCACAGGAGGGCGCCATGAGCCTGAGCAACCAGCGACTGATTACTGAACTGCAAACCCACGGCCTGAAGGTGGTCAATCCCCAGACCACCCATGTCAATCGCCAGGGCGGAGCCGGTCCGTCGGATCACCAGGCGGTGACCATCGACGGCATGACGGTCATGGTGCCGGTGTATACCCAGCAGGCGCACCAATCCCCCTGGAGCGTGACCCACGACGGGGCCGGCGGCAGCCATTTGTTGAGAGACGCCATTCCGGTGCGGGATATCAGCTTTGTCTCCCAGCCGAACTTCTACCGGCTGAGCACCGCCGACGGCGTCCCGTACTCTCATATCGCCACCCTGCATGGCGCCGATGTGCTGGCCACTACCGTATTGCAAACCTGCATCCGTTATGAAAACCGGCGCAAGGCCTGCCAATTTTGCGCTATCGGCCAGTCCCTGGCGGCGGGCAAAACCATCGCCCGTAAAACGCCGCAGCAGCTGGCGGAAGTGGCCAAAGCCGCGGTGGAACTGGACGGCGTGCGGCATATGGTGATGACCACCGGCACCCCGTCCGGCAGCGATCGCGGGGCGCGGGTTCTGTGCGAAAGCGCCGAGGCCATTCGGGCTGCGGT
Encoded here:
- a CDS encoding PLP-dependent aminotransferase family protein; translation: MKRFDRWTHYMHERPERPAYLLIADLIHDAIESGDFQPRDRLPPLRDLAVKLSLNYTTVTRGYAEARKRGLIDSRPGTGSFIRGKVPSIPPRNGSSYEMTMNLPVEPDSPDLVAQIRQGALNLFAHKDLFPLLRYHDFGGNHDDKEAGCRWLGRRLPAVAPERLLVCPGIHSVLVGLLTLLARRGGEICVGSLVYPGLKAIAAQLDITLHALECDGDGPMPRSFENACQTGQIRALYLNPTINNPTTLTLPLRRREKLADVALRYSIPIIEDDAYGMLPSASLPAMAELVPELTWYITGLSKCFGAGLRIAWVHAPTVRQGQHLAGAMRALTVMSSPFTNALATQWINDGTAEKMLLAVREEAVLRQRMAARLLRNYSLQADAEGFHLWLRLPHRQGWNPSDVAVKLRHQGVSAVSSAAFCTDNNPPDALRLCLGGPNSREQCEAMLKNVADMLEYPAWLSTVAL
- the lpxO gene encoding lipid A hydroxylase LpxO — protein: MKYIILLLLIACAVYVHYRGRVRFGFWRQLADHSSFVSPMNVFMYLFSAIPLTPYLKLETLPELEILRNNWRMIRDEGLALMAMREIKVSDKYNDAGFNSFFKTGWKRFYLKWYEDSHPSAKALCPRTTELLRTLPSVKAAMFAELPDGSRLPRHRDPYAGSLRYHLGLMTPQDDRCFIEVDGKRYSWRDGEDVLFDETYIHYAENSSGKQRLILFCDIERPMRYRWAQAVNHWLGRHVLSAGAAPNWDSDRTGGVNKAFKYIYAVRKVGKYLKKKNRAGYYLIKWLLFGGIAVLVFTNL
- a CDS encoding MSMEG_0572/Sll0783 family nitrogen starvation response protein; this encodes MPTVTLPAHQSGDFLVDYEEKVFEDVKAEPGQKALVTFHTVAFEGSIGFVNMLQATRLQRKGFETSILLYGPGVTLGVQRGFPKLGDEAFPGHMNFNNQLQKFMAEGGKVFACRFALQALYGHGEPSLIEGIRAINPLDVLDLKLLHIRDNAVILDTWTV
- a CDS encoding SDR family oxidoreductase; this translates as MTEHSIKGKSVIIAGGAKNLGGLIARDFAEHGAKAIAIHYNSAGSKDDAQATIAAIMAAGAQAVAFQADLTTAGSVEKLFADVTAAIGRPDIAVNTVGKVLKKPLFDISEAEYDEMSAVNAKSAFFFLKEAGKHLNDNGKICTLVTSLLGAFTPFYAAYAGTKAPVEHFTRAAAKEFGERGISVTAIGPGPMDTPFFYPAESAEARDYHKTAAALSPFSKTGLTDIADIVPWIRFLVTEGWWMTGQTILVNGGYTTK
- a CDS encoding MSMEG_0568 family radical SAM protein — its product is MSNQRLITELQTHGLKVVNPQTTHVNRQGGAGPSDHQAVTIDGMTVMVPVYTQQAHQSPWSVTHDGAGGSHLLRDAIPVRDISFVSQPNFYRLSTADGVPYSHIATLHGADVLATTVLQTCIRYENRRKACQFCAIGQSLAAGKTIARKTPQQLAEVAKAAVELDGVRHMVMTTGTPSGSDRGARVLCESAEAIRAAVDLPLQGQCEPPGDALWFTRMKEAGIDALGMHLEAVTPAVRARIMPGKAAVTVEQYMAAFKDAVRVFGHGQVSTYILAGLGDTREAILSTARELIDIGVYPFVVPFVPIRGTPLEDHAPPAADFMESILQPLGSMLRGGGLRSADIKAGCGRCGACSPLSSYERASA
- a CDS encoding Nit6803 family nitrilase, with protein sequence MAQDRIIRAAAVQIAPDLGQAQKTLSRVLDAIDEAAGKGAEIVVFPETLVPWYPYFSFIAPPMTAGAEHLRLYQQAVEVPGPITRAVADSARRHGMVVVLGVNERDHGSLFNTQLVFDADGELVLKRRKITPTYHERMIWGQGDASGLKAVDTAVGRVAALACWEHYNPLARYALMAQHEEIHCSQFPGSLVGQIFADQMEVTIRHHALESGCFVINATGWLREDQIESITADPDLQRGLRGGCHTAIISPEGRHLAPPITEGEGILIADLDMKLIAKRKRMMDSVGHYARPELLSLLINDRPAEYCRQQAPYEQTGQRQTAAPQQALPQQITAPWQASGQSFTSDTTGGRHEPEQPATDY